The genomic window GGCTGGGTGCCATGACCCTGTTTCCTGGCCCGTGCCAGGCGGGCCCGATGCTCCTGCCTGCTGGAGCTGCCCAGGCGGCTCTGCCCGGGGCCAGGGGACTGGCCCGACCTGCCGGGAAGCTGGCCCTGCCCTCCGAGGCTTCCTGCCCGCGCCTGAGTCAGGGGCTGctgccctgcgggcggggccCTGGAGGAGGGAGCCCCCGGGCAGGACGGCAGGTCTGTCCAGTCCCGCCCGCTGTGCCCAGGCCACCTTCTCCCCCTTCCTCGAGCCGACCCAGGCCCGTGCCCAGGCTGCCTCGTGCCCGATGGTTCTCGGACAGGATGTGCCGGGTCTCGCTTCTCGTTCTGGGCTGAGGCCGGCGGGCGTCCTGCGCTCACCTCGTGGCACTGGGGGGGGGCACAAGGAACGGGCACAGACCAACTGACCCAGCACCCTCCAGGGACGGCGCCTACGGCAGGCCCTGGGGGCAGCCTGGGCGCCCCGGCCGTGGGGACACACCCACCAGGTCCTCCGCCCTGTGCCCACAGCGTAGTGGCCAGGCCGTGGTCAGCCCAGGTCAGGCGGACTCGCCCCGGCCGCGGGTAATTAGAGGCTGCTTACTCACAGGTGGCGGCGTCCGGGAAGTGCGAGCGAGCGAGGGCccagggggtgtgtgtgggcagTGGCCGCAGCTGGGCCCTGCAAGGGTGGGGTCTGCCCGAGgcacagtgctggggtggggactcAGGTCTGAGGGGCCCCCAGAGCAGGAACCAAAACCGCTCCCACTGGAAGGCCCCAGGGCCGGAGTCGGCGTccggctgggggctgcagggcccccCCAAAAGCTTTAGTGACTGGGAAAGACAGGCCCTGGGACCCAGCCCGCTCAGGATGTGGGGTGCACGGGAGTCGGGGTAGGGCGGGGGTCAGGGGGTCAGGGGCAGGGCAGGCTCACGGGGGGGCTGAGCCTGCCTCAGCTCCGTCGGGTCTCCGAGCAGATGCCCCCACGCGGCTGATGGCACAGGGCAGGGGGACACCAGGGCCAGCCCCCACCTGCCCGAGGTGCCGAGTCGGGTGCAGGCTGTGGGGCGGGAGAAGCTGCCCTGGGACCCGGGGAAGGAGGGGCTGTGGGTTGGGGGAGAGCAGCGGGGCCGCAGGGCAGGGGGATGCGGCTTGTCCcggcccccacctccctgcactcTGCGCCCACCTCTTGGCTCCCCCACCCAGGCCTCTGCTGCCCCTGCTGGACGCAGACTCCGGACTCCTGGTCCTGGCGGGGAAGGTGAGTGGGGGCTCCCGGGCCAACCGCAAACGGGGGACCTGCTTGCCCCCCAgagaggagctgggggggggTCGGGTCCACATGcctgcccgcccgggagggggtCGGGGTGCTGGGCGCTCAGGTGGCTCCTTCCAGGGGGAGACGCAGCTGTACTGCTACGAGGTGGTCCCGCAGCCGCCCGCGCTGAGCCCCGGTGAGTCCTGCCCGCCTccgccctcgccctcgccctcaACCCCCGCGCCCGCACGCTCACAGCCCCCCCACCGTGTCCCCACAGTGACCCAGTGTGTGCTGGAGAGCGCGCTGCGGGGGGCGGCCCTGGTCCCGCGGCGGGCGCTGGCGGTCCTGGGCTGCGAGGTGCTGCGCGTCTTGCAGCTGGGCGACGCGGCCATCGTGCCCGTCAGCTTCCATGTGCCCCGCAAGGTGAGCGCCCGGGCGCGGCCGGTGGGGCTGTGGGAGTCCCCGGCGGGGTCGAGGTGGCAGTGTGGCCCTCTCCCCGCAGGCCGTGCAGTTCCACGAGGACCTCTTCCCGGACACGGCGGGCTGCGTGCCCGCGGCCGACGCCCCCGCGTGGTGGGCCGGGAGCGACCAGCAGGTAGGGCCCGCTggcagccccccgggcccccctaGGGGAGCTCTGCCCAGCCGGGTGTCGTCTCACCCCACCAGGTGCCGAGGGTCAGCCTGgaccccgcccgccgccccctccccagcttcaCTTCCAGCCTGCTgcgcccccagcacccacccccggCGGCAGCCACAGCCGTGGACACCCCGAGTGCCACGGACCCAAATGTGAGTGGAGACTGCCCGGCCCGCGGGAGACCCTCCCCCGCCAGACCCTGCCCGcgccccctcaccccttcccaggGACCCCGCAGccggccctgctggcccccgTGGGCTGCCGGCCGAGCGTACGCGTGTCTCCGCAGGAGGCGCCGTCCTCCCCCGCCAGCTCTCTGACCTCGCCGTCCACACCGTCCAGCCTGGGCCCTTCACTGTCCAGCACCAGTGGCATCGGCACCAGCCCCAGCCAGCGCTCCCTGCACAGCCTGCTGGGTGAGTGCCCACGGCCGCTGGAGCAGAAACCCTGATGCCCCcgggaccctgagcaccgctgctgGCGGCCCAGACACAAACCAGACTCGGGCCGCCCTGTGCGCctccaggcctggggctgggccccgGGGCTCCCGCATGCCAGGTCGCCCCACTGTgcgccagccctgccctcccctcccccccagccctgcccctctgctcccGCTCTGCGCCCCCGCCAGGGCAGGGGCAGCCGGGGTTCTGACGTGGCCCGGGCCACCGGGCCCTGCAGGCCCCAGTTCCAGGTTCCGCCACGCGCAAGGCACCGTCCTGCACCGCGACCGCCACATCACCAACCTCAGGGGCCTCAACCTGACCACGCCCGGCGAAAGCGACGGCTTCTGCGCCAACCGGCTGCGCGTGGCCATGCCCCTGCTCGGCAGTGGGGGGCCCGTGGCCGTGCTGGAGGTGAGGGGGCCCTGCGGGGTGCCACTCTGGTCCTGGTTTTGCAGATGGGGTCCccggggggctcaggggcctgGTGGGCTACTACTACCGTGTAAggggggctctgagcactgctgacgcCGAGTCCAGACCTCCCAGGCCCCCTGCGCTGGCCCTCGctgcctgctgcccctcccctttCTGGGCCTCGGTGGCCCTGGGAGACGGCACACCGGGGACACTGCCGCGCCTCCCACAGCTGCAGAAGCCCGGCCGCCTGCCCGACACGGCTCTGCCCACGCTCCAGAACGGGGCCGCTGTCGCCGACCTGGCCTGGGACCCCTTCGACCCCCAGCGGCTTGCTGTGGGTAAGGAGGCCGGTCCCGGGGTGGGGGATAGGGGTCCTGGTACGGTCCTGACGTGGCCCTCCGTTCCCCGTGCAGCCGGCGAGGACGCCAGGATCCGACTATGGCGGGTGCCCCCCGCCGGCCTGGAGACCACGCTCGCCACACCCGAGGCTGTGCTCACAGGTCAGGGCCCGCGCAGGGGCTGCGGCTCGGGGGTCCTGGGCGGGGGGCTCATCCGCTCCCGCCTTCCTCCCAGGCCACACCGAGAAGATCTACTCCGTGCGCTTCCACCCGCTGGCCGCCGACGTGCTGGCCTCCTCCTCCTACGACCTCACGGTCCGCGTCTGGGACCTGCGGGCGGGTGCCGAGCGCCTGAGGCTGCAGGGCCACCGCGACCAGGTCAGCCTGGCATCACCGAGCTGGCGCGACGGAGCTGGGTGCCCGTCCTGCATCCCCGCCCCCTCTCAcggccccgcctgcccccccagATCTTTGGCCTGGCCTGGAGTCCCGATGGGCAGCAGCTGGCCACGGTGTGTAAGGACGGACGCGTGCGGGTCTACGCGCCCCGGAGCAGCCCGGAGCCCCTGCAGGTGAGACAGCGGCCTGGGGTGGGCGCTCAGCCGGGGTGGGGACCCGGCAGGGCCTCATGGCTCCATCCCCACAGGAGGGCCCAGGGCCCGAGGGGGCGCGTGGCGCCCGCATTGTCTGGGTGTGTGACGGCCGCTGTCTGCTGGTGTCTGGCTTTGACAGGTAAGGCTCCGGGTCTCTGCCCCCCGTGTCCCCGCTCCCGGCTGTGCACAAGCTGCCCCCGTGCCAACGGGTCCGTGGGCCGGGCGAGGGGGCTTCCGGCACGCTGGACGGGGGTAGCCGTGGCCCAAACTGGGCCATGGAGGGGCAGCAGAGaccaggagggaggagggggcattACTTCCAGGTGAAAGGCCAGGCAGGCCCGGAGAAGAGGTGGTGAGTGCAGAGGACAGAGGCCCAGGGCCCGCAGGCGGCCCTgacccctgcccgccgccccatCCCCCAGCCGGAGCGAGCGCCAGCTGCTCCTGTACGCAGCCCAGGCCCTGGCGGACGGCCCCCTGGTCGTGCTGGGGCTCGACGTGGCCCCGTCCACGCTGCTGCCCATCTATGACCCGGACACGAGCGTGGTGCTGCTCACGGGCAAGGTGAGCCGTGCGAGTCAGGGGGCGgcaggttggggagggggtgggcgggcCACAGCTTTCCCTCATGCTCGCCTCCCACCCCACGCCAGGGCGACACCCGCGTGTTCCTCTATGAGCTGCTCCCCGAGGCCCCCTTTTTCCTGGAATGCAACTGCT from Sorex araneus isolate mSorAra2 chromosome 4, mSorAra2.pri, whole genome shotgun sequence includes these protein-coding regions:
- the LOC101551201 gene encoding coronin-7 isoform X1, encoding MNRFKVSKFRHTEARLPRREAWICNVRAGPAAAYGHSIRASCSWIAFSSDRPGVLGLVPLEGQGEQRGPVGSLGCHSDLVTDLDFSPFDDFLLATGSADRMVKLWRLAAPGQALPSAAGLVLGPEDGPVAALQWHPTADGVLLSAAGTAAKVWDAARQQPLTELAAHGDMVLGVAWSQDGALVGTACKDKQLRLFDPRAQPEASQRTEAHANSRDCRLAWTGTREHLVSTGFNQMREREVKLWDTRHFSVALATLSLDTSQGPLLPLLDADSGLLVLAGKGETQLYCYEVVPQPPALSPVTQCVLESALRGAALVPRRALAVLGCEVLRVLQLGDAAIVPVSFHVPRKAVQFHEDLFPDTAGCVPAADAPAWWAGSDQQVPRVSLDPARRPLPSFTSSLLRPQHPPPAAATAVDTPSATDPNEAPSSPASSLTSPSTPSSLGPSLSSTSGIGTSPSQRSLHSLLGPSSRFRHAQGTVLHRDRHITNLRGLNLTTPGESDGFCANRLRVAMPLLGSGGPVAVLELQKPGRLPDTALPTLQNGAAVADLAWDPFDPQRLAVAGEDARIRLWRVPPAGLETTLATPEAVLTGHTEKIYSVRFHPLAADVLASSSYDLTVRVWDLRAGAERLRLQGHRDQIFGLAWSPDGQQLATVCKDGRVRVYAPRSSPEPLQEGPGPEGARGARIVWVCDGRCLLVSGFDSRSERQLLLYAAQALADGPLVVLGLDVAPSTLLPIYDPDTSVVLLTGKGDTRVFLYELLPEAPFFLECNCFTSPDPHKGFVLLPKTECDVRDVEFARCLRLRQASLEPVAFRLPRVKKEFFQDDVFPETAVTWEPALTAQAWLGGANGQPRLLSLHPSDMTPVSQAPREAPARRAPSAVYLEEKSDQQKKEELLSAMVAKLGNREDPLPQDSFEGVDEDEWD